Genomic window (Arcobacter sp. F2176):
TTTTACTGATTTTTCAATTATGGTTTTTAGTGGTCTTTGCATATACCAAGATGTTCCAATAGAAAGAAGTACTGTTGCAAGAGTAATTAAAACAAGAGGGCCTGAAATATAAAATATTACTATTAAAAAAAATATGGCAAAAGGAAAATCCACAAAAGCAGCAACAGTTGCACTTGTAAAAAACTCTCTAACACTCTCAAATGATTGTAATCTACTTACAAATTGTCCAGTTGAAGCTGGTTTTGAATCAATTTTTATATTTAATACATGGTTAAATATTTTATTTGCGATAATAGTATCAGTTCTTTTGCTAGCAATACCTAAAAAATATGCTCTTAATATCTTCATTATAAAATCAAATAACATCACAAAACTAATGCCTATAAAAAGTACCCACATAGTATCAATAGCATTATTTGGTAAAACCCTATCATAAACATTCATTGTAAATAAAGGAGTAGCTAAAATAAAAAGATTTATAAACAAAGATACTAAAATAACTTGATTATAAAGACCTTTATTTCTAGCTAATGTTCCCCAAAACCACTCTTTTGGAGTTTCTACAAGAATTTCTTTATCTATTCTATTATTAAAATTATATTCTGGTTTTATAATTATTACTTCACCTATAAACTCAGAATTTAATTTTTCTAAAGATATTTCAGTCTCTCCAGAACTAACACCTGGAAGTATTATTTTAGCAATTGATGTTTTTTCATTATAATCTAAAAGTACACAAGATCTATTCTTTTCCAATAATAAAACTGCGGGCAATGCCAATTTTGTGAGATTTTGTACATTTTCTCTTTTTACAGTTTTTGTTGTTAATCCAATTCTCTTAGAAGCTTTTATAAACATAGGTAAATCAAAAGATCTATTATGTATAGGAAGATTAAATTTTAAAGAACCAGCTGAAGTTTCTCTTTTATAATATTTTGCCAAAAATAGTAAACACTCTAAGAGTGTATCTACTTCTCTTCGATCTTGTAAAGTGTTTAAATCTCGTTCTTCATTTTCCATGCTACTCAAAATAGACCTTTCTTATAATTATAGTTATAGTTATAGTTTAATACAACAATTAGTGTTTATTTGTACCGCCATTATTTTCTCTGATTTAATTATCAGTCTTGACATCATTGAGATGTTTTTTATTTTTCTCTTCTGATAACTTAAATGATTCTATTATAGAACTATCTGTATCACTTATCAAACTATCTAAATCTTCTTGTGTACTCTTATTTTGTTTATCTGGTTCATACTCTATTATTCTTGGTTTTATCTCTTCACAGTTTTGATTCTTTGATTCTAATACATTATCTGTCAATGATGAAAAATTGTACATCAATTGATAATAATTTACTATTCTATTATATTCTATTTCTATTAATGTTTTTACTGATTCAAATAACTCATCTTGTGCATTTAATATATCTATAAAGGTTCTTGTCCCTGCTGAAAATTGCTCTTTATATATATCTACTATATTTGTATTTGCTTTTACATACTCTTCTATCTCATTTATTCTTGCTTTATATCTCTCATTTTTCCCATACAATGATTTTACATTTGAAACTATCTCTCCTGTAATATCGTCAAGATTCTTCTTCTCTTCATTTAGAAATATCTTCTCTTGTTCTGTTGCTATTTTATTTTTATTCCCATTATACAAATTCCAGTTAAGGTTCAATCTTGCTGCAACATTTTTTGTTGTTCCATCTCCTAACAAATCTATATCTTTATCATATGATGCTCTTAATTCAAAGTTTAACTTTGGTAAAAACTCCCCTTTTGCTTGTGCTATCTTCTCTCTTTGTGCTTTTATCTTCTCTATTTGTTCTTTTATTTTACTATTATTTAATACTGCCCGTTTCACAGCATCTTCTATTGTTTTTGGTACTTTTTTCTCATCTATTATTGGTCTACAAACCCTTCCTTTTGGCTCTTTCCCTACATATCTTCTATATGATGCTATTGCTGTATCTTTTTTATCTTCTTCATCTATATATTTGTTTTTTACCAAATGCAATTTTGACGATACTTGATAAGTCTCTAATATCTCTCCACTTATCTTCTCATTTTCTTTTGCTATAATCATATTATCTTCATTTACTTTTACCATATTTTTGGTTACTCGTAATATCTCTTCACTTTTTACTAAATCTGTATATACTTTTATTGATTCTAACACTGTTGATTCTATTGCATCAAAGCTTCTATATTTATTTGACAAATCCTCGTATCTTGATTGTGCTACTTGCGATGGTGTTATCCCTCCATCATACAAATATTGTTTTAGAATTAGTGTTGCTAGCATCCCATCTTGTGTCGTCCATTCTCCATCTGTATTTGAACTCTTCCTATCTTTATTATCCCTTGATCGTTCTATATATGTCTCTAAATCTAAAGTTGGCAAGTAATTACCCTCTCTATCATCTACATATTTACTGTATCCTTTTTGATTTTCTAATTCTGCTTGTACTGTTGGATTATTTATTAAAACTTTTGATACTGTATCTTTTAAACTTACAGCATTTAATTCAATTGAGAATAAGGAAAAAGCAAAAATAATAAAGAATAGTTTTTTCATAGATTTCCTTAAGACAAAACATACATATAATTTATTTTATTATATAATAATATGAATTATAGCAAAACTAGGTTAATAAATGATTACGAATAAGTTACATAATATCAATAATAACATTTTACTTGATAAAATTCTAAAAGATATAAATATCCTATACATAGAAGATGAACTTAACATTAGAATGAATATATCCAAAACATTAAAACTTATTGTAAACAATGTTTTTGATCTTCCTGATACAGTTCATGCCCTTGATATATTAAATAACAATAAAATAGATTTAATTATTTGTGACATAAACTTGCCAAAACAAAATGGAATAGATTTTATTAAAATAGTTAGAGAGAAGTTTCCAAAATTTCCAACTATTTTATTAAGTGCTTCAACTGATAAAAAATATTTATTGGAAGCTACAAGATTAAAATTGATTGATTACTTAGTAAAACCAATTGATTTTGTTGTTCTTCAAAATGCCTTACATAAAGTTGCCCTTGAAATATTAGAAGAAGGCAAATATGTCCTTAAATTTAAAGATGATATTTTTTATAACTATATAGAAAAGAAGTTATATAAACATAATATTGAAAATGCAATTCCTTTAACATCAAATGAAATATTATTATTAGACTTTTTAATAATTCATGACCAAAGACTTATTTCACAAGAAGAAATAAAAGCTACTATTTGGGAAGACGAAGAGTATGCAACTGATTCTGCGTTAAAAAACTTGATTAGTAAATTACGAAAAAAAATAGGTAAAAATAGTATTATCAATACATCTGGATTTGGATACAAAATAGACTATAATAATTAATTCTCTACTATAGACTATTTGTTACAAAGTTTGTTTATCAGTCTTGACATCATTGAGATGTTTTTTATTTTTCTCTTCTGATAACTTAAATGATTCTATTATAGAACTATCTGTATCACTTATCAAACTATCTAAATCTTCTTGTGTACTCTTATTTTGTTTATCTGGTTCATACTCTATTATTCTTGGTTTTATCTCTTCACAGTTTTGATTCTTTGATTCTAATACATTATCTGTCAATGATGAAAAATTGTACATCAATTGATAATAATTTACTATTCTATTATATTCTATTTCTATTAATGTTTTTACTGATTCAAATAACTCATCTTGTGCATTTAATATATCTATAAAGGTTCTTGTCCCTGCTGAAAATTGCTCTTTATATATATCTACTATATTTGTATTTGCTTTTACATACTCTTCTATCTCATTTATTCTTGCTTTATATCTCTCATTTTTCCCATACAATGATTTTACATTTGAAACTATCTCTCCTGTAATATCGTCAAGATTCTTC
Coding sequences:
- a CDS encoding TolC family protein; translated protein: MKKLFFIIFAFSLFSIELNAVSLKDTVSKVLINNPTVQAELENQKGYSKYVDDREGNYLPTLDLETYIERSRDNKDRKSSNTDGEWTTQDGMLATLILKQYLYDGGITPSQVAQSRYEDLSNKYRSFDAIESTVLESIKVYTDLVKSEEILRVTKNMVKVNEDNMIIAKENEKISGEILETYQVSSKLHLVKNKYIDEEDKKDTAIASYRRYVGKEPKGRVCRPIIDEKKVPKTIEDAVKRAVLNNSKIKEQIEKIKAQREKIAQAKGEFLPKLNFELRASYDKDIDLLGDGTTKNVAARLNLNWNLYNGNKNKIATEQEKIFLNEEKKNLDDITGEIVSNVKSLYGKNERYKARINEIEEYVKANTNIVDIYKEQFSAGTRTFIDILNAQDELFESVKTLIEIEYNRIVNYYQLMYNFSSLTDNVLESKNQNCEEIKPRIIEYEPDKQNKSTQEDLDSLISDTDSSIIESFKLSEEKNKKHLNDVKTDN
- a CDS encoding response regulator transcription factor, whose product is MITNKLHNINNNILLDKILKDINILYIEDELNIRMNISKTLKLIVNNVFDLPDTVHALDILNNNKIDLIICDINLPKQNGIDFIKIVREKFPKFPTILLSASTDKKYLLEATRLKLIDYLVKPIDFVVLQNALHKVALEILEEGKYVLKFKDDIFYNYIEKKLYKHNIENAIPLTSNEILLLDFLIIHDQRLISQEEIKATIWEDEEYATDSALKNLISKLRKKIGKNSIINTSGFGYKIDYNN